AATTACCCTCAATCGATGAGTAAGGCTGATGTCTCTGTGGTCAATTTTAGGAACAATGGCTTCCACGAGGTCATTGTGGTCGAAGCCAAGAAGCCCACAGGAAGGGCCCCGACCGAGCATAAGTGGAATGGAGTCCGGCAACAGCTCCAAAAAGACAACATGCTAGCCTTCAGAAAGAGGCTGGGAAACGTACAGACCATGTACGGAGTTGCAGCAGTTGGGTCTCGTGCTCGAATTTACGTCTTGTTCATGAATCAGAATGTTCTGGTTTCAGATACCGAAGACGGGATCCTTGCTAACGACGAGGTGGTGGATCTGTGCGATGATGAGCAGAATATCCATCTCTTGCTGGAAGCGAAGTTGGCGAGGATCAACAACCGTCAGAATAACACCTGATTGGGTTGGTTTCTGCGACGGCAAATGGGGATGGCACTTGGGACATACTTTTTTCTACCAGGATTACGGGCTTGGTGTCGTCGCTTGTCACGTCTGTGTCATTTCCCCTCAGTTCGGCTGGTCCGGACTGGGGCATCCTCTTTTCGGCTTGTCCGGGAGCAGGGAGTCCAAGTACTTCATCGGGCCAATGGAATATGGGGTTGTCTTTGATGTTAGAAAGGCATCTTCATGTATGCGTCACTAGTCATTGTGGGCAGAAGTGCAATAGTTGTGTGTTTACAGGCCTTATAAACCACCCTGATTATTTAGTATGGATATGAAAGCGATATATTGTATTAGGCTCAATTAGCTGGGGCTGAATCGTGACTGATGGATTCGGTTTGCTGGATTGGATGAATACATTTTGTATACGAGCTATATTATATGCGCCGAGGTTGCCTACGAGATATTAGACAATGAGACAAACTGAAAACCGAATTCTACATAAATATGATGGAACCACATCTACAACCAATCCCCGGGCCAATTTGGAAATCATTCGGTAGCTGCACTCGCCGACGGATCATCCATATCAAGTGACGcctcgacatcatcctccgGCACGGGACGCAGAACCTCCAGAGACAACTGAGGATCTTTCGAGTAAACCCGCAAGCCAACCACACAGACGGCATTCCATGGATCGCTATTGGCATCGCCTTCGCCGGCGCTGCTAACGGATTTGACTGGTGTGCGGATTTCTTCAACTGGCTCTTCGTCAGAAGACATATCGAGTTCAGAGTCAAATTCGAATCCCTCCAGGAATTCGGCGTTTGCAGCATGATCTGAAGAAGGGTTCTTGACCCGGACGGATAGAGAAgtcttgcttttgcttcgAACGCAGTGGTCCGGGACATGACCGTCCTCAAGTGAGACAGAAGGTATAGTGGCTTTCCCAGGGAGCTCAAGTTCGTTGACGGGTGGTTGCACGGGCCCATCGGGAACAACTTCCTCAGACGGGCTGTCTTCCCTGATAAGTTGTTGCTGTTTTTTGCCAGATTTAGTAGCGAGTCTTGCATCGAGTCTCTTATGTCTGGCTTCGAGCTTCCTCGCCCGGACCCACTCTTTCTGCAATCTCTCCTTAGTCTCTTCTCTCCGTTTCCTGCGTTCAGCTGCTTTTCGCCGGTCTTCGCGTTCTTGTCGTGCTCGTTTCTCCTTTTCGGTTTCGTGAACGATACCCTTTGCGTGCGCTAGGTCGTAGGAAAGGCCGATTTGAAGTAGTTTGCTGCGCTGAGTGGAGCTAGTCGACGGACGACTTCTTCGACAGGGAGCTTCTCTTTGTTTCGGTATGCTGTGACTTTCATGAGGACGTGGTAGCGTCCGGCTTCGAGGTCGACTTCGACATTAACGGATCGCCACATTAGCTCGTTGCCGTGGCTGCGAACGAAGTAgtcatcttcgccttctttctGGAGTCGGAATTTGAGGTCGAAGTCGTATTCGCCGGATAGACCTTTGTAGTATCGTTCGTCGAGCTTGGGGGTATGGTTAGTTGAGTTAGGAGAGTTGAGGTTATGGGTTGTGCGCACCTGGGAGAGAACGATCACGGCAGGTCCAGCTGTCTTCACTTCTAGTACAAACTTTGTGCTGTGGTACGTTGCCGACCACGGGACGTTCAGGCTTGTCCATTGCTGGGTTACGGTCCAGTCGTCGTTGAAAAGACGGATTCGGTCGAAGTGTTGATATTTCTTGAGGAGGCCATCGTAGGAAATCTAGAAGAACTTGGAACTGTAAGTATGGCTTTACACAAAAAAGGTAGGTGACTTACGCCGTCATTGCCAAACCTGTGTCCCAGTTTCTCCATCCATTCTGGTGTCCATTGCTCGGAGCCATCGCTCCACGCTCCTGTCCATTCCTTTTTACCCCAGGGGTTTCTGGATTGTGTAAGCTATCTTTCTATTGTAGAAAAGTGCTTATACGTACCTTAGCCGTAGCAAACGCTGACCATCAACTTCCCTCGCTTCCATATTCGAGTATGAATGGTTCTCACAGATACCTTTCCTATCTCTCGGAGGCCCAGTTTATTCCGGCTCCAGCCAGTTGGCAAATATTCCCGTGCCGCAGCCGAAGAGGAATTCCTGGTTGACATGCATGAGCTCTTTTTTCCAAAACCGGTCCTTATCCAGAATGTTGCTGGTGAGTACGTCAGATGTCACTCCCCCGGTGAGGTCCTCGAGCGCCTCCCTGGAAAATGTTAGCCTCTGAGTGAAATAGATATCTGGGAATGTTTTACCCAACAAACCCGCCTTCGATGGCGGAGTAATCGCCGTGAGCCTTAGCATAAGCCTTTTCCAGCAACGGCAGCCAGGTCTCATTTTCATCTGCGCATTGAGCGAAATAAAGAGCCCGCGATCCAGTCTGCCAAACTTTACGATACTCTTCCTCTGTTATCGATTCGATTGATATCATCCCAGATTGATCGTTCCTCCACAGACTCGTCGTAATCGGCGGCACGAAGATAAAGTTTGTCATCCACGATGCATTGCTGCCATTCACCGTTCTAGGAGGAGGTTAGCGTTTTAATGCCCTTCAATCCGGACAATAGCTCACCTCTGTAGAACAAGAACCCATACACTCCAATTTTCTCATTGCGAGCGACACAGATCTTCTCGATCAACCCTTGTTTGTTGCCCATGGTACACAGCGCAGCCATGAACCAACAGTCGCCATCGCGACCTTGACGAACGTCCGAGGCAGTGGGCCCGTTGATGTAGAATAATTTGAACAAATCTGGATTAGCGTGTGAGCTTAGTAGTCCGTAGTATTCCTTCCAGCGGTCATTTTTACCCAAAGTTCAGAAGTACAACTAACTGGGAGTCAGTACAAAAGGCTTTTCGGGTCGAACGTTTCATCGCTCACCCCaccgccccctccccccctccccttttcCGTTCAGATGACACTtgataataaatagatacaTCCAACACGGTCCGTCCACCTGCTGCCCACCTTACTTCCTCCAACATTCTCAGCTCTtcacccacacacccacacacccacacacaatGCCCCCTATTACCAGAGCGCAGGCGAAGCACAAATTCCCTGATTTCTTGCCCGAGGCTTCCCGCGATGCGTCACCATTCGCTCTGAAACAGCCACATAGAACCGGACAAAACACCAAGTTAGTCGACTGGATCATATTGAACCCAGGTACAGGTGCGACATATCAGGATCCATCAGATCCCATTACTCAGCTCTTCCAACCTATTTTCGAGCAATGGGATTACCGGTTTTATCTAACACTTCGACGATCTTGCCCGGTGGAAAGACCGCAGACTGAATGGCTCATGCTAGGTTAGTAGGATTCTCAGAAACCCGAGGAAAAGATTTTCtgacattttttttttcttttctcttttttttcctagCCTGGGGCTCTGCcgatataagaaataaatttatcaACTCAGCCGAGTACCAGTCTCTTACCGAGATTCTTGCTACCTGGGCTTCCGAACGATCAGTCCAAATATCTTTGATCGACCTCTCCCAGACACTGGGAGCCGCAtttggtgatggtgtatTCCAGACCCAGTATATTGGCCCAATGGAGTACTATGAGCTTATGGCTGTGTATTTTCCAGAGGATCTGACAGACTCGCATATTAAAAAGCTGAACCGCACAAATCCATTTAATCTAGGGAATGTGATTGGTTCTGATATATATCCCTTGGCAGGGTTAACAGATTGGCAGCATGGATGGCTTGATCGACCTGTGCTCTACCAAGGTCAACGCACCCGGTGTCTAATTTACTTCTTGCGATGGGAGAATAGTGATCGTGAGCATGAGTACAAGAACTTTCGTGTCACATTTAATGGAAAGATTATAGATCACTGGGAGGAGTTTATGACCCCATTGAGGCAAAATAGGATGTTAGGTTATGAATCGCAACATGCATCATTTATCAGACAGCCGCTCGGTTCAGTGCTTGGGGACTAAAAACCATCCATAAGTTTGGAATTGAGGGACCAGGGACCTGTCGGTAGAAATAtctaaatagattttattcgCGCTGGCTTAGGTATGTGAAAGATGCAAGATACATACATGAAGAAAGAGAGCACCCAAACCGGGGCTCACTAGATATTGCCAAGCTTTGAAGTAGTTCAAAGCACCTTCACAGCGAATAGTCAGTGATaacatcatcctcatattcTTCAAGGTTCTGAACTGCCGGACTTGCAAAGTCGCTGCGGCGCTTCAGACCATTTTCTTCAGGTATATATGAAGTAATATTGCCGACCATGCGAGATGAGATCTTGCTGCCGGTGTATGTGCCAGCAATTTCTCGAGACCAATCCATTACAGGCAGATACATGGCGGTAGCGAACCATGCGTAACTGTCTGCGTTCAGCCTGGCATCGTCAACGCTCGACTTCGCCAGTTCAGCCACGTTATTTGGGAAATAGGCTGGTTTCTCTTGACCATCCACAATCACTTTCTTGTCCGTGATTACTAAATGTCCATCGTCAGTATAAAGTCTATTGTGGAGCACTCCCGATATCCGAAAATTGGACACCATGGTGGGAGATAGTCCAAGTAGAAGGAGCTAACTGACTTGATTTACTGGTGAGGTGGATCAATTCATGTAAGAATGTCCCGGGCAGAGAGTAAGCATTGTAGAAGGGTCTGCCATCCCTCATGACCCGCGTGCCGTCCCTCCACGGCTTCAAAGagtcctttcttctcttccatgtCCAGGCAGCAGGGCAGATAGTAATACTTCTGGGtttggaaagaaagaaacctAGAGTCGCTGAGTCCCCACAACCATCCTGCACACCAGCCCAAGTCTTGAAGCGCGGTGAATAGTACATATAACTGGATCTGCCTCCTGTAGAATTGAGAGCTGATCAGCAACCTGGATAGAGCATACTACAACGACAAAAGTAACACGTAATACACCAAGGAGTTACATGAAAAGAGGTGCCTTCGACCTCGGGGTTGCGTACCTGATGCCTCTGACACTGTTCGCCCAGTTTGCTTTCCATCGACATATTCCATTGTTGTTTTCCACCGCCAGCCTCCATCGCAAAAGAAAGCTGGCAGCCGATCACTGCCATAGTGCAAGTTCCCAAAGGCAACCACCTTGTTGTAGGCTCCTAAAGAGATGTGTTAGGGGCGAATATTCCTTGATTTGTCGGGGGGGGGGAGCGGGGGTGAGCCGATCAAATTCATCGGGAAAAATGAACCATACGGACCCTTGATGTAGTTGAATTGGGAGGTATGAGCTGCCGAGACCTCGGTACCATCTGGTTTGATACCCATATATGTCTGAAGCGTCGCACGGATAACTGGGTTGCTGGCATAATTGTTCAACGCCTCTAGTGCAACCTCCGCCATGTCTATGGCCTCAAGATATATATCGTTTAACACGTCCATATATGGGGCGCAGCTCCCGCCCAGATCACCACTCTGACCCGAGCGCGTTACTGGTCCCGTGGCTTTCTCGACCCAGAACTGCGTGTTGATATCGGCTGCCTGACTGGCGACGAGCATCGTTGCCAATGTGAGCTTGCCCAAAAGCCACATAATGGAATGAAGGTAGATGTAATGAAAAGGACAGACTTGATAAGATAACGCAGATTAACGAGCGACAACGTGTCAAAGAAAGACAATGCGCCCCAGCACCAAGGGATAGAGATGCAGCAATAGGTAGAAAGTTCAACGGAGATGAGCAACAATGAGCATTATATCTGATTTCTCTGCTCGGTGCTTCCTCGGCGCCTTTGCATGCTCTGCTGGGATAGGCACCGGACCCGCCGCCCCTCCGACAAATTATTTACCATGATAGAGCCAAAGAGGACTAAACGATTTCCCCTGCCCCCGTTTCTCTGATAACTTGAACTTATTCCTTAGGAAAGATTGCTCACTGTATGAGGATAACATTACAGTCCCTTGATCAAGCGGCCCAGCAGGTAACATCTGTCTATTGGTTGAAAAATCGCGCAATTGCTTCAGAGAACAATCTGGTGTAAGAAGGTGCGAGGAGAGCCGTCCCATATCAAGGTTAGTTTACTGTTATAGTCCATACTAGCTTCGCACCATCTAGTCCTAGCAACTAGTGTGGGTGCCCCTGCATAAGGAAATGAAAGGGTCCCGTCCGGCAAACTATCCTGATTTTCGAATTGGATAAGGAGGAGAGATACCATGTAGGCAGCACGGGCTGtgatggatgtggtggtgCCTGGCTACGGTGACTATCTCGACGGTTGATTCTGACCATGTCCTCCCGGCCACTACCAGCATCAGTTAGAATGAACTCGTACGCTGTCGCTCTGCAACACGAGGAAGTGTGGAATTATATTAGGaagtaatattactaggACTCTCTTCACCAAACAGCAATCTACTCAAGGGAGCTCGAGTAGCAGAAGGATTTTGGTATGAAGCTAGGCCCTCAATCTAGGCCCGCACATTACCAACTAAGCATCCTGATATTGCAATAGGGATTTACTCGGATAAAGTTAGTCCTGTTTCACTGTCCACATCATCTGATATGCGAGGCGCACCTGCGGGACCTGGCTCACATGCTCGTGCTTGCGGCTGGCATGACCAGCAAGTCAATTTCAGGGTTCTCCACTGCTGCGCCAGTTTCCTTTTGCGGTTTTAGCGAACTAAAAGTTGCAGCGAATATCCTAATTAGGAAGCTCGGCCGCAGCCCATCTGAACGAACTCCAAAGAACATCTGTTAACCGGAAGGGAACATCCGGAAGGATCCCGCGACTGCAGGGTTTAAATATGGCTAGACCGTAGCCTTACACATCTGTCTGATACCACAACGTCTACTGTGCCTGTTGCGGATTAGGGTGCGGCCAATATCAAGTCTTTACGGCCCGAAAGATAACACTAAACGATTAGCGCGTGACTCCTTCATCATTTAGTTGGGCTAAGAGGTCCATCCTCTATCATTGCCCCCTCAACAATCCGCACCCCGAACATCTGGAGTTCCTTCGATGTACTTGGGTACCACGTATTACTATAGCTCTTCGATGAATATGGAGATGCAACTATGCCGC
The window above is part of the Aspergillus luchuensis IFO 4308 DNA, chromosome 8, nearly complete sequence genome. Proteins encoded here:
- a CDS encoding uncharacterized protein (COG:O,T;~EggNog:ENOG410PG3B;~InterPro:IPR038765,IPR001300;~MEROPS:MER0016159;~go_function: GO:0004198 - calcium-dependent cysteine-type endopeptidase activity [Evidence IEA];~go_process: GO:0006508 - proteolysis [Evidence IEA]): MEAREVDGQRLLRLRNPWGKKEWTGAWSDGSEQWTPEWMEKLGHRFGNDGISYDGLLKKYQHFDRIRLFNDDWTVTQQWTSLNVPWSATYHSTKFVLEVKTAGPAVIVLSQLDERYYKGLSGEYDFDLKFRLQKEGEDDYFVRSHGNELMWRSVNVEVDLEAGRYHVLMKRSKLLQIGLSYDLAHAKGIVHETEKEKRARQEREDRRKAAERRKRREETKERLQKEWVRARKLEARHKRLDARLATKSGKKQQQLIREDSPSEEVVPDGPVQPPVNELELPGKATIPSVSLEDGHVPDHCVRSKSKTSLSVRVKNPSSDHAANAEFLEGFEFDSELDMSSDEEPVEEIRTPVKSVSSAGEGDANSDPWNAVCVVGLRVYSKDPQLSLEVLRPVPEDDVEASLDMDDPSASAATE
- a CDS encoding uncharacterized protein (COG:S;~EggNog:ENOG410Q2Z1) → MQQVPPPQTLRYYQCPPIQRYITEIAIGQHQPQKPVDHAWQNILAHYFRTSHYSVEREAYLNYPQSMSKADVSVVNFRNNGFHEVIVVEAKKPTGRAPTEHKWNGVRQQLQKDNMLAFRKRLGNVQTMYGVAAVGSRARIYVLFMNQNVLVSDTEDGILANDEVVDLCDDEQNIHLLLEAKLARINNRQNNT
- a CDS encoding uncharacterized protein (COG:O,T;~EggNog:ENOG410PG3B;~InterPro:IPR038765,IPR001300,IPR022684;~MEROPS:MER0019360;~go_function: GO:0004198 - calcium-dependent cysteine-type endopeptidase activity [Evidence IEA];~go_process: GO:0006508 - proteolysis [Evidence IEA]) — protein: MTNFIFVPPITTSLWRNDQSGMISIESITEEEYRKVWQTGSRALYFAQCADENETWLPLLEKAYAKAHGDYSAIEGGFVGEALEDLTGGVTSDVLTSNILDKDRFWKKELMHVNQEFLFGCGTGIFANWLEPE
- a CDS encoding uncharacterized protein (InterPro:IPR024079;~SECRETED:SignalP(1-18);~go_function: GO:0008237 - metallopeptidase activity [Evidence IEA]): MWLLGKLTLATMLVASQAADINTQFWVEKATGPVTRSGQSGDLGGSCAPYMDVLNDIYLEAIDMAEVALEALNNYASNPVIRATLQTYMGIKPDGTEVSAAHTSQFNYIKGAYNKVVAFGNLHYGSDRLPAFFCDGGWRWKTTMEYVDGKQTGRTVSEASGGRSSYMYYSPRFKTWAGVQDGCGDSATLGFFLSKPRSITICPAAWTWKRRKDSLKPWRDGTRVMRDGRPFYNAYSLPGTFLHELIHLTSKSIITDKKVIVDGQEKPAYFPNNVAELAKSSVDDARLNADSYAWFATAMYLPVMDWSREIAGTYTGSKISSRMVGNITSYIPEENGLKRRSDFASPAVQNLEEYEDDVITDYSL